Within Paralichthys olivaceus isolate ysfri-2021 chromosome 14, ASM2471397v2, whole genome shotgun sequence, the genomic segment gtctgtgtgtgtgtgtgtgtgtgtgtgtgtgtgtgtgtgtgtgtgtgtgtgtgtgtgtgcagattgtTGTTTCTCTATATGCAGGCTGGAGCTGGCTGGTGATTGTAAGCAGTAATTAGATGGAAAGTTTTAGCATACAGCTCACTCTGCACAGGAACTGCATCAGTACATCCGGCTGGACTCACTAGCTAGTCTGCCAACTTAACAATTAATTTCACAGCTTTTTTGTTAGTTTCATTGTGATGAATATAGAGCAGATGAGAACCACTTGGTTCACAGCTGTGGgcaatttattatttgtttttcagggGGAGTTTTCAGCTGTGTGGGGATTTtactcttttttctttattttttttctgatgacTGCTCACACATTTTGGACAAGTAAAGAAAATTTAAAGCAGCAAACCTTGAAAACATTTGCACTTATTTACTACAGTTAAATTGTtttcaaatattatatttttcagtgAGAATTATATAAATCAGACATGGTTTGTTTTGACCATATCCGTTCtaatgaagataaaataaagaagatATATTACAGCATCACTGGAGCTGATGAGCCTCCCACTATGGACAGGCTTACTGGTACTTTGTATGTGACCCAGCCTCTGAACAGAGAGAAGGTGGACAGGTACACAGTAAGCACCCTCTCTGATTTTGATTTCCTTCATACACTTTTTGTCACACATGTATATTACAGTTTCCCATGACAAAGTCAAAACATTGTCATTTGGTGAACAGATCCTGTTGCTGTGACACTCCAAAATTTGCTTCAGTTATCTTTGAAAGTGTCTAAAGCCTGTGTGGCGTTAACCTATGGCAAATTAAATTGATTGGACATAGTTTAGAAAGGCACACAGCCGTGCATACAAGGAACTCAGTGTAGACCTTTTTTTACCCATACTAAAGTAAACCCTAAAGCTGCCACTGGTTTCATCgttaaaatgacaataaaactaCAATCTATTTCATTGTACTCTCCAACCTTTACAAGAGGATTTTTTTACTACTGCTAACTCATAGACACATTGTCGGGTTTTTTCAATATATCTCTTGTTGACATGGATCAACAAGAGATATACATCCCTTCACAAGATGACACCGGTGGGGAAATCCCGAGCGTTTCTGGAGGGGCCTGAGTACGATGGTGCCGACATGTGGCTGGATGACGCCTGCCCCTTTACATCTGTGTGCCGTGAGGCCAGTGCCCACTCCTGCTCCCAGGTTGGCTGCGTGGCTGTTCCTGGTGTCGTGCCGGGGTGGAGGTTTGGCCTGAAATGTGGGTGTATTTTGCCCATAAAAgcattgaaaacattttcagaatcagaatcagaagtactttattaatccctgtagggaaattaaaatgttacagagcTCCTGAGAAAGATGTTaaacagcaaaagcaggtataaacatagcaatataaaatataaaaatcaagtaaggctaaagaaataaagatatacatatgtagaagtAAAGACCGGgtatttatagatttacatttgtgcatgagtAAAGTAAGTTAAAGGtaaagttaaagtatacacagtatacattattaatctttataCTTTACAGGTTGTCATTGTAAAatttgacagccacaggcaggaatgatttcctgtggcgttctgtcgagcagcgtgggtggatgagtctgtcactgaacgagctgcagaggctaatcaagacattatggagagggtgtgacggaaagtccaatattgtccttactttggacaaagttctcctctccatcaccactgtgACACTGTCCAACAACATGGCTGGCTTTCCTGATTAGCTTGTTGAGTCTATAATGTCCTTCTTCTTCAAGCTGCTGCCCCAGCGGGTCAAAGGTGACGCCAATCAACGTGCACTGAGCAGGTTGCGTGATGTCAAGCACCTGTAATGCAAACATGGAGAAGCTAAGTGGGAGCGCTAAacgaaaattaaaaaaaggcgAAGGAaatcagaaacacagaaaatttCAAGTATATATCAAAAATAGGTAATTTCTTCACTCCGGTAAATGTTACCAACTGTTCTGCTAAGGCAGCTTCTATCAACGAGGACAGCGCAGATACCCAGGACATTTCTTCACTACCGGCGCTAGCTAACAGCCCGGAGAGCGAAGAGCCCCAGGCATCTACAACCGGCCTGGATTCTGCTGCGAGTGCGACCGTTGAGGGAAGCGGTGATGGGCCTCGAGTCTCACCGCCATCTGAGCCGCTCGTCGAGTCTGCGAGTAGCCCCTGTACCTCAACGCTTCTACTACTCCCTGGGGATCCTGCACTTTGGGGTCCAGTTACGGAGCAGCTCCGGGAAGAGGCGATCTACCGGGGGCCTGCAGCTTCCCAGAACCGGGCTGCCAAGTATCTGACATCAGTAAAGGAGTCCTGACTTCGGAGTTGGACACGCTCCCTCACCAACGATGTGCTTAATTGCCATCTCCCTAACAATCAAATTGTGCCAAGGGAATGGCTTCTTTACTCGCCATCAACTGGATGAGTTTATTGCTATGCCTGCAAACTCCTGTCATCCCAAAAGCATGCATTTATCAGCGGATTCTGTGATTGGAAACATCCAGAGAGGATTAGTGATCATGAAAAGAGTGCcgaacacagacaaaacatggTTTCTTTATTGCACAGGTCTAAATACGCATGCAGAGTTGACACTTCTCTTGCCCGACAGTGTGAGGCAGAACAGCAGTACTGGAAAGAAGTCCTTAGACGTGTGGTTGCCGTTATTACATTTTTGGGAGCGAGAGGACTGCCATTTCGAGGCGACAACAAACTGCTGGGCTCCGCGCACAATGGGAACTATTTGGGACTGCTGGAACTTATAGCGGAGTTTGACCCCTTTTTAAAGGAGCACCTTGAGAAGCATGGCAATAAGGGTAGAGGTAGGCCATCTTACATGTCCTCAACTGTGTGTGAagaatttatttcattaatggGTAACAAAACTAAGCAAGTGATTGCAGAGGAAATCAGACACGCTAAATATTTCTCTGTAATCGTTGATTCAACTCCAGATTTAGCACACATAGATCagctcacatttgtttttcgtTTTGTCAGTGCAGATGGCAGAGTAGTGGGTTTGAGCTCATTGGGTTTGAGCCCATCCACAGCCACACAGGTGCAAGCCTAGCTGAATCTGTTATTGAAATGGTGCGAGGCTTGGGGTTAGACTTGTCAAACTGTCGTGGCCAAAGTTTCGATAATGCTTGCAATATTTCTGGCAAATACAGCGGGCTCCAGGCGCACTTGAAAAAACTAAACCCACTAATTCATTATACACTGTGTGCTCCCCATTCGCTGAACCTCGTAGACTTTAACTGTATTGATAATTGCTGTGACGAGGTTAACTCCTTTTTTGAACTGTTGCAGTCCCTGTATACATtttgcagcacatcaacacatcaCTGGAATACAGTTTTCCATAACAGCAAACATTATATTAGATACACTCTAAAATCCGTCAGCAGCACTCGATGGAGACTCCACAAAAGCTCTCAATGAAAATTATAGGGCTATCAGAGATACATTAGCCAAAATAGCTTCAGACTgtgatgagaaaaaacaaaccaaactctAAGCACAGCTTAGCAGCTCTTTCACGCACATCACAATCATTGCAGTCCCTCTtggagcttgtgtgcagtggccTGACatcacacaaaataagagattgTGTGGGTggatatcaatcaatcaatcaataaatcaaatgtatttacagtatatagcgcggtatcacaacaaacagttgtctcagggtgctgcacaaaagtccaagatcttaagaaacacaaaatccaacttgttccacaccgagcaagcatgagcaacagcagggaggaaaaactccaaggtggaagaaacctccagcagaacaGGGCTTGGTGTGGACAGCCGCTGCCAGGGGGGGGTTGCGTGACCCTTCATGTCAGCCCTGTGACAGACCggcgacctcactaggtccatccatCATCAGGACCCAAGTCAGGACGagctccggagagccgcacagtatggaccaaggaggggaagAGAAGACCCTAGGAattagagatatgtaataagatatatcaaaataaaccaggcagagactgaagaagagagaaggtgctggtttctgatgcttgatgggtgatcccccagcagtgtaggcctatagcagcataactatggatgactatggttcagggttgagctaaaaactttatcaaaaaggaaggttttaagtctagccttaaatgtagagaccgtgtctgcctccctcactgagagtgggagctggttccaaaggagaggagcttggtgactaaaagttctaccacccattctacacttagtaactctaggcactacaaggagtccagagtttagggagcgaagtggtctgtgggggcagtaaggggttatgagctctttaatgtaagatggggcctgattgttgagggccttataagtaggaggattttgaaatctatcctctgttgaacggggagccagtgaagtgaagctaagaCATGAGTAATGTGATCCCgtcttctagttcctgtcagtactCATGCAGCAGCGTTCTGCACTAGCTGAAGGGTTCTTAAGGATctgctgggacatcctgataatggggagttgcagtagtctagtcTAGATgtaataaaggcatgaatcagtttttcagaatcctgttttgacaggatgtgtctgattctctttatattacgcagatgaaagaaagctattctggaggtttgactAATTTGTTGGGTAAAtgacagatcttcatcaatgataactcctaggttcttcacagtggagttCAGAACCAGGTGGATGTCATCCAGGTTAactggttagacagagtttctctgagatgcctaggacccaggattatgaccttagttttgtctgtgtttaacaataagaaattctgggtcatccaggccttgatgtctttAACACAGTTTTGAAGTCAAATTAAATGGTTCAGTTCGTCTGGcttcatagataaatataactgtgtgtcatctgcatagcagtgaaaatgttgaatgttgaaaattaatgttatgttttctaataatattgcCTAATGGTTacatgtataaattaaagagtATTGGACCAAGAACCGAACTTTGTGGAACTCTATGATTAACTTTAGTGTATGATGAgtattcatcattaacactaaCAAAGCGGAATCTATTTGATAAATAAGACCTAAACCAGTTTAATGCTGTCCCTCCAAACCCAACCTCTTACTCTAATCTTTGAAGGAGAATGTAATGGTCAATGGTgtcgaatgcagcactgagatctaacatgaCCAGCATGGAGACAAGTCCCTGGTCAGAGGCTAGGAGAATATCATTTGAGACTTTTAAAAGTGCTGACTCTGTACTATGGTGCATTCTAAATCCAGACTGATAGGCCTCCTGCAGGTCATTTCTCTGGAGGTGATCGAGGCTCTTTCTAAAAGTTTAGAGGTTTGATATAGGTCTGTAATTTGCTAAGATACCTGCATCTAAACTAGGCTTCTTTAGCAGAGGCTTAATTACTGCTAATTAaaaaagcctgtggtacataGCCAGTTAATAAAAAGCTATTGATAAGATTCAATACAGTGCTGCCGACTTCTAGAAAGCTTCTTTAAAGAGCTGAGTAGGGACGGGGTCCAGCAAGCAGGTTGAAGTTAAAAAGGATGAGACTAAAGAAGATAACTGTGAAAGctgccccttactctgaattctctgaatttctatcagaactagttcttaggacagataaaatcattatagtaggtgatttcaacattcatgtagatgttgccaacgacagccttagttcagctttcaaatcaataatagtCGCAATTGGtttcattcaacatgtgaataaacccacCCACTGTCTGAaacacactcttgatcttgttctgacatatggcatagacATTGAATATGTAATAGTTtttcaacagaaccctcttctgtccgaccattttttaattacatttgaatttacaatTACTAATTACACcgattctggacagaaattctattatagtcgttgtttatctgataaaactgtgaattaatttaaagaactgcttccctctacacttacctctcagccatgtgtcagtacaatacaggaatgttatcaaaactttacccccacactagttgataacttagtTAATTGTACAGcaacttcattaaaaacaatcctcGACGCTGTCGCccctctaaaaaagaagaaggcaaatcAGAAGAGATCAGCTCCCTGGTATAATTATCAGACAAGTGTTATAAAACAGACATTGcggaaactagagaggaagtggcgttccaccaataatCATaactttcacctagcctggaaggatagcgTGATAtgttacaagaaagcacttagaaatgccagaacttcttattattcattattaatagaagaaaataagaacaaccccaggttcctcttcagctctgtagccaggctgacagaaagtcacacctctactgacccatctatccctctaaccctgagaagcaatgatttcatgagcttctttacaaataaaattataatcaTCAGGGATAcaatccaccacctccttccaatgaatagcacatacatagaaacattgcctggtcctgaaaccatagaaccagatttatgtttgaaccaattttattctattgaccttcctgaactgacctcattagtttcatcatgtaaaccaacagTCAgttagactctgtcccaactggactttttaaggaaattTTCCCCCTgattccatattaaatcagattaacatgtctttgttaacaggCTATGTACCtcaagcttttaaggtagctgttattaaacctctgcttaaaaagcctacacttgatccagaggttttagctaactatagacccatatccaacctgcccttcatttcaaagATCTAAGAAAAAGCAGTTGCTAACCAgttgtgtggttacttagatagtaacggtttgctggagaaattccagtcaggatttagaatccatcacagcacagaaacagcacaattgaaagtcactaatgaccttttcatggcttcagatgatggacttgtctctgtactcgtcctgttggatcttagtgcagcatttgacaccatagatcacaagatcctgttacagagactagaacaacatatagggatcagaggaactgcactagactggtttaaatcatatttatcagatagatttcaatttgttaacaacaacaatgacccctccatgcacatacaagttagtcatggagctccacaaggttctgtccttggactgatactcttcaccttatacatgctccccttaggcaacatcatgagaaagcaccacatacacttccattgttacgcagacgacacccatCAGGCAACTGAAAACCCACCCGGAGAGGCCAGTCACATTAACGCATATGGACGGTTAGCAAACATGTTTAGCTTAGCATCAGCTATGTTATGTTAGCTTAGCTTGCTACTAGCTTTGTAAGTGAATATTTGAAAAGATGAGTGAATGTTAGTTTGCTGACATTCACAGGGCGCAACGTTAATCATCTACGTTCCGCTGCCACCATCTACTGGCTGACGTTAGACGTAGAAAAATACATAGTTATACTGTCGGTTTATAGGCAGGTTAACGGTTTATTGTTGACCACGTAACGTTAATGTTACAGGTTTATCAGGTTACCATTACACTGCATGTGAGTGAGAGGATAGAGGAATATGTTAATTTATAGTAGACTTAAAAGATGTCAAGAGACCCAGTGTAATTAAACAATAGGGATGCAGAGTTCAAACTTAACTTTTTTGTCCACTGGTCAAATGGCTAGCCTAGTGAATGTTGAGTGCAGCATACAGTACCAGTCACTTGCATGATTTACCAGCATTTGGCTGGTAAATGGTGTTAGTTTTGTGTCCAGCAGATGAAGTCAAGAGTGAGGTGAAGGAGATGATAATAGGTAGGTGACTGCACCCCATTTCCAAACACATTATCATCACATTATGCATCATTCAGGGCTTGAAGTTTTCAGGCACCACGTTAATACTTAATTCAATACATGGTATACATTTCCTTCTCCTCCCAAATTTTCAGGCACTCAAATCTTTTCTCGCTTTTAATAACATCAGTAAAATCTCATTTAGACTTACATATCGTTCATTAACTTAACCATCACCACTGTCAACGTCATAATACTGTAACTAACCATGATTTTTGTGAAACTTTTTCAGACCTAATCATGGCTGAGGCTCAGAAAGTCACCATAGTTGCTGAGAGCAGTAGTGGAGAGGATGATAAGGATGAGCCACCTGCTAAAACTTCACGCCTTTTCACTGactacagaaagaaaaaaaacaagaaggaTGACCATGTATCATCTGTCAAGGCTGAGCTCATTCGCTACATCCAATATGCTctgatgaagaagaagcagacTGCCTAGGTTTCCTGGAAAAGGATTGCAAAGGTCTTCCCAAGGCTCTATCTTGTGGCTATTAGAGTGCTCGCTTTTCCTGCCACCAGTGCACCAGTGGAAAGGGTATTCAGTCACAGAGGCCTTATAATGCGCCCTCACGGAGCCAGGCTTAGTGCAAGGACACTATCCAGCttgatctttttaaaatgtaaccaTTCTGTTGCATAATGCTTTTCTAGGTCTTACCTAGGACACCTACAAgcttgttaatgttaatgttttgtgACACATACCCAGTGTATTAAGAGAGTTAAgagtttattattgttaaatattTTGTTCTTGTCAAGCTAGCCAATAACTCCAGTTATTTTGTTCCTTGAGTTTTACTTTTATGCAAGgaatcattttaactttttagttTTAACACAGTTTCCCTGggggggatcaataaagtatttgtgATACtgatttctgattctgaagtGTTTTGCTTATAAGTTGTGTGCATTTAGCTAAAGTGTGATGTTTTTCCTCATACTGCATTGCAATAGCCACAATAATCACAAGTTTGCAACAATATGAAAATACACAGGACCATACTGCTTACAGTAGTGTAGTGCAGAGTAAATGCAGATATATAGTGTATACCCACGTATTTCTCAGTCAGCATGGCACATATTAGAGGAGCAGCGGTGGCTTAGTGGCTTGAAAACTATTCCAACTAAACTATTCCAcaaagggccgagtggctgaatgttttcttgccaattcaagattcaacaatttttactgtccaatacacacgagaacacacgttcccctgtgaattgaaattcttctgctgtcctttctggaataccggccgaccaaaattgacattcaaatacaatattgacatcaaatacaataagaatatgaaacatgtttaagagtaaggcGAAAACAAGgcgaatgaggtgaatagggtgaggattgtgcaaaactgagcagtgcaaattgaacattcacagtgaaaaatgaaatcaaatgtatgcaatgtaaatgtaaacagtacaaatgaAAGCAgtagcacaacagacacatattactactatagtATTAAAAAGtgagtttcttttatttccctggTGTATTTGCAGGCATAGTTCTCACTGTAGTCTATGTGAACGACTACGTCATTCTGGGTCAGGGTCTCTCTCAAGCTCCTCAGCCTTTCAAACTGGTGcttaatgttaaatatatgtcTGGAGAAGTTTGGGAGGTGGTCTTGAGTGAGCTCCACCAGCTTCTCAATTGAGGTGTGCCTCTTATCAAGAAGCACATTCCTTACTTCCTTCTCCTCAGTGGACCCATCTTTGCATCTCTTTATCAATGGCACAGATTTGGTAACCCACTCATCCCACGCAATGATGTTTCCTTTTGTTGAAGGATCCAGTGTTGTAGGAAATGTCTTGTCTTTGCATTTGTTGCATGTCCTGTACATGCAGGACAAGTTATCCACACTACAGACACTGGCCAGGACGAGGTCCCTTGGGGATGATGTGTCAATCACGCCAAGCTGATGCAGCTTCTTTGTTTTCAGGCCAAAGTTTTCGTGTGTTTTGCAAGCACATGTTTCTCGATCAGACACTCTTCTCTGGCCAATCCAAAAAGGCTTGAGTTTGAAGAACTGAGCCTTGGAAATGCTGTGCCTTGGATTTTCAGACAAAAATCTTTTATGAAGATTGGCCATTGTATCTGTTAGGGCTCTCTTCCGGAATATCTGTCCCTTTTTCCGAATTTCTCCTGATTTTCCATTTATAACAGTGGATACATCATCTTGATGAAGGAAGCGGCTTATAAGAGTGCTCATAAGTCTCCTCTGGCTGTTACTGAGAATGTTATATGTTCGCTTATGAccccactttgtttttttattctgagcCTCTCTGCCTCCAATGTTGATGGTGACCTGCTTCCTCTTTGCTGACATCTCCAGTCTTTTgagtctttcttttcttttcctttccacAAGCTTCTCTTCTGTGGAGCACAATTTTGACtttaatttttgcattgttttctttcttcttttctttgtcttttcttctttttcttttgtctccttCTTCAATTCCTTTGGGGTATATGTTGTTGGAGATGAGGTTTGGAACTCCACATGCTGAAGCTGGTCttctgaaacattttgaataatttcaTTTGCCTCCTCATCCTCGTCACTCACTGGGGTTGTATCCAATATAGCTTTTAGTTGTCTCTTCTTTGTGTAGTATCTTTTTGAGTTTTTCCGccactgctttttctttttctcatgttgtttttttgtcaaatcCTTAGTTTTTGTAATCTGGCCATTTTGCTTTCGTTTTTGATATCTGGAAGTTGAAAGGAAGCATGACATGAAATCAGTGTCTCAAAACAAAGGATAAATCTTTGAGTATGTCAAACCTACAGGATAGAACAGGCAGactacaatgtgtgtgtgtgtgtgtgtgggggggggggttgtgtgcgtgtgtgtgtgtgtgtggtgtgtgtgtgtggggggggtgtgtgtgagagatgaggGCGCGATATGAGGGCGCGAGCTATAGACCAGTGATTCTCAACCTATTTCATATCAAGGACCCCTGGTGGTCCCCAGACCCTATAATTGAGAAACACAGCTATTGACTATATGCCAATTACTTTTTAGGTAACCTCTCCAATCCCTaacctctctctttccttccttctgtacTCTTCCAGCATTACTGGGTTGCTATAAATTTTTTCCCTGTGCTTGGCCAGCAGAGCCCCTGCTAacgctttctttt encodes:
- the LOC138413633 gene encoding male determiner protein Mdmd(III)-like codes for the protein MLEEYRRKERERYQKRKQNGQITKTKDLTKKQHEKKKKQWRKNSKRYYTKKRQLKAILDTTPVSDEDEEANEIIQNVSEDQLQHVEFQTSSPTTYTPKELKKETKEKEEKTKKRRKKTMQKLKSKLCSTEEKLVERKRKERLKRLEMSAKRKQVTINIGGREAQNKKTKWGHKRTYNILSNSQRRLMSTLISRFLHQDDVSTVINGKSGEIRKKGQIFRKRALTDTMANLHKRFLSENPRHSISKAQFFKLKPFWIGQRRVSDRETCACKTHENFGLKTKKLHQLGVIDTSSPRDLVLASVCSVDNLSCMYRTCNKCKDKTFPTTLDPSTKGNIIAWDEWVTKSVPLIKRCKDGSTEEKEVRNVLLDKRHTSIEKLVELTQDHLPNFSRHIFNIKHQFERLRSLRETLTQNDVVVHIDYSENYACKYTREIKETHFLIL